A single genomic interval of Ischnura elegans chromosome 3, ioIscEleg1.1, whole genome shotgun sequence harbors:
- the LOC124155293 gene encoding uncharacterized protein LOC124155293: MATGSEAVSRMAMRVPPFCAERPNLLFAQLEGHFKMAGIMEDNDKFWVLVAYLDTRYVQEVEDIITNPPAADKFTKLREELVRRLSVSEHQRIKQLLDNEEIGNRTPTQFLRHLRLLAGEAIPDDFLRTIWRSRLPRHKHAILVTQANMSLADLPSLADKVAEATPSAQITAMGSDAVLERLMTKIEALTQQVAALAMDRDSRTRSRSRSRDRQRNRTQSSHRSQQDGVCWYHSRFGERATKCTHPCTYTTGNETGSL; encoded by the coding sequence ATGGCTACCGGCTCTGAAGCAGTTAGTCGCATGGCCATGCGGGTGCCGCCGTTTTGTGCGGAAAGACCTAATTTGTTGTTTGCACAACTAGAGGGCCATTTCAAGATGGCAGGAATCATGGAAGACAATGATAAGTTTTGGGTATTGGTTGCTTATCTCGATACGCGGTACGTCCAAGAAGTCGAGGACATAATTACCAATCCCCCCGCAGCTGACAAATTTACAAAACTCCGCGAAGAGCTCGTCCGTCGGTTATCGGTCTCCGAACATCAGCGTATCAAGCAGCTGTTGGACAACGAAGAGATCGGTAACCGAACTCCTACCCAGTTCCTTCGCCACCTCCGTTTATTAGCTGGTGAGGCCATTCCGGATGATTTCCTACGCACCATCTGGCGCAGCCGCCTGCCACGGCATAAGCACGCCATCTTGGTTACTCAAGCCAACATGAGCTTGGCCGACCTCCCTTCATTGGCGGACAAAGTAGCTGAGGCGACTCCTTCGGCCCAGATCACCGCTATGGGTTCCGACGCGGTGCTAGAGAGGTTAATGACGAAGATCGAGGCGCTAACGCAACAAGTTGCCGCTCTCGCCATGGACCGTGATTCGCGAACCCGCTCTCGTTCCCGCAGCCGGGACCGCCAGCGCAACCGCACCCAATCCTCTCACCGGTCCCAGCAGGACGGCGTTTGCTGGTATCACAGCCGTTTCGGGGAGAGAGCCACGAAGTGCACGCATCCATGCACCTACACTACGGGAAACGAAACGGGCAGTCTATGA
- the LOC124155294 gene encoding uncharacterized protein LOC124155294, with translation MEIYLDEKELLEHVRVPFEQLMDPYEIQRGDSAETQASKSSATAGLKKLDKKCKRFIIQSLGNSQLLQVRSKETANEIWTYLEIKYEKKTPVTRMMLKKKLSNLEFRPSSETFDEYCVKYDALIMDLKRVGEMIDDMGNVLQFLMTMPEEYDAVVSGLETLATERLTMEFCRLRISEEEAKRKEKKTGRSPLDVTDASPTAFAGSRYQDRSLKRFGKSHLVCHNCKLRGHKVTECWRPSGRMYKGADNLKSGASSQVNFGMMICGRIHRIAQEEKQGDELEMVDLDYSDSKGKKEVDLGLRRSNREEEKLGDELDMVDLDYSDSKGEKEVDLGLRRSIRVRRRPESLIENATLAPTMNCKEFFSEENLFLSLLMS, from the exons ATGGAAATTTACTTAGATGAAAAGGAGTTACTGGAGCATGTGAGAGTGCCATTTGAGCAACTGATGGACCCTTATGAAATACAGAGAGGAGACAGTGCTGAAACTCAGGCAAGTAAAAGTTCCGCTACAGCGGGATTGAAGAAGCTTGACAAAAAGTGTAAAAGGTTCATTATTCAGAGCTTGGGAAATTCTCAGTTACTACAAGTGCGAAGTAAAGAAACTGCGAATGAAATATGGACATATTTAGAAATCAAGTATGAAAAGAAAACTCCCGTGACTAGGATGATGCTGAAAAAGAAGTTAAGCAACCTTGAGTTTCGGCCGTCATCAGAAACGTTTGAtgaatattgtgtgaaatatgaTGCCCTTATTATGGATTTGAAAAGAGTTGGGGAAATGATAGATGATATGGGGAACGTATTACAATTCCTAATGACTATGCCTGAGGAGTATGATGCTGTAGTGTCAGGACTGGAAACCTTGGCTACGGAGAGGTTAACCATGGAGTTCTGTCGTCTTCGTATTAGTGAGGAGGAAGcaaagaggaaggagaagaaaacaGGGAGAAGTCCACTAGATGTCACTGATGCTTCTCCCACAGCATTTGCCGGTTCAAGATACCAAGATAGGAGCCTGAAGAGGTTTGGCAAGTCTCACCTTGTTTGCCACAATTGCAAGCTTCGAGGCCATAAGGTGACCGAGTGTTGGAGACCAAGTGGAAGGATGTACAAAGGTGCAGATAATTTAAAATCAG GAGCAAGTTCTCAGGTGAATTTTGGGATGATGATATGTGGGAGAATTCACAGGATAGCTCAAGAGGAGAAGCAAGGTGATGAACTTGAGATGGTAGATTTGGATTATTCTGATAGTAAGGGTAAAAAAGAGGTAGATCTGGGATTAAGGAGGAGTAATCGGGAAGAGGAGAAGCTAGGTGATGAACTAGATATGGTAGATTTGGATTATTCTGATAGTAAGGGTGAAAAAGAAGTAGACCTGGGATTAAGGAGGAGCATTCGAGTCAGGAGGAGGCCAGAAAGTTTAATAGAAAACGCTACTTTGGCACCTACAATGAACTGTAAAGAGTTCTTCTCTGAGGAGAATT TGTTCCTGAGTCTTTTGATGAGCTAG